The following are encoded in a window of Penaeus monodon isolate SGIC_2016 chromosome 9, NSTDA_Pmon_1, whole genome shotgun sequence genomic DNA:
- the LOC119576622 gene encoding craniofacial development protein 2-like, with protein MPVGRGDVQKMRLTQNKQPKTKAKATELNIITYNVRPLSEDYHLEYLVNEISNIKWDVIGISEMRRPGENATQLPNQHILFHKGNDKKQRGVGFLIHKKLKGNITEFHATSDRVASVKIKISKRYDIKIIQAHAPTSLSSQDALDEFYDDLRTALQRKKAHFNIIKGDFNANERGDDLVNFATTNNFKITNTFYKKKQNRRWTWRSPDFETFNEIDYVLVDKSNIVKNTEVLNRVGIDSDHRMVRCKIQIDTKLERQKLFHSKQEPLRISKQIEKDFQIDLKNRFAVLEELEEENNNEAYVKKTAPLQQIVNGLCPEHKSSTKSCTHQHAQSHHHHHQQNKNQPPKNLRYNRGFTNSLISKTGRSKLAVEQSKKGKAPGPDNITIDLIEAAGDVVYDKLATLFNECLRQSTIPDEWNEAIIVLLQKKGDQTNISNYRPISLLNNIYKLFTKIITNRIAKTLDENQPREQAGFRKGFSTIDHLHSVNQLIEKCAEYRIPLVIGLVDYNKAFDSVEIPDVIDALEKQGVDPVYINILKHIYKNAKSFIRLHKGSKPTWAEE; from the exons ATGCCTGTGGGTAGGGGCGATGTGCAGAAAATGCGACTAACCCAAAACAAGCAACCTAAAACTAAAGCCAAAGCCACCGAGCTCAACATAATTACGTACAACGTTAGACCTTTGTCCGAGGACTACCACCTTGAATACCTCGTGAACGAAATAAGCAATATAAAATGGGATGTGATCGGCATAAGCGAAATGCGAAGGCCAGGCGAAAACGCGACCCAACTTCCGAACCAACATATTTTATTCCACAAAGGAAACGACAAGAAACAAAGAGGCGTAGGATTCCTGATTCACAAGAAACTAAAAGGCAACATCACTGAGTTTCACGCGACGTCGGACAGAGTTGCTTCAGTCAAAATTAAGATCTCAAAACGGTACGACATCAAAATCATACAGGCCCATGCtccaacatcactatcatcacaggaTGCTCTTGACGAATTCTACGACGATTTACGAACCGCACTACAACGCAAGAAAGCACACTTTAACATCATaaagggcgacttcaatgc AAATGAACGTGGCGACGATCTTGTGAATTTCGcgacaaccaacaacttcaaaatcacaaacacgtTCTACAAAAAGAAACAGAACCGAAGATGGACTTGGCGTAGCCCAGATTTTGAAACTTTCAACGAAATTGACTACGTCCTTGTCGACAAATCCAACATTGTCAAAAACACTGAGGTTCTCAACAGAGTTGGCATCGACAGTGACCACCGAATGGTTCGATGCAAAATACAAATTGATACAAAATTAGAAAGACAAAAACTGTTTCACTCAAAACAAGAACCACTACGAATTTCAAAACAGATCGAGAAAGATTTCCAAATAGACCTCAAAAATCGTTTTGCCGTTCTGGAAGAGcttgaagaagaaaacaacaatgaG GCGTACGTGAAGAAGACGGCACCCTTACAACAGATCGTGAACGGGTTGTGTCCAGAGCACAAGAGTTCTACGAAAAGCTGCACTCACCAACACGCCCagagccaccaccaccaccaccaacagaacAAAAACCAGCCCCCGAAGAACCTGAGATACAACAGAGGTTTCACGAATTCCCTGATATCGAAGACTGGGAGGTCAAAACTAGCAGTTGAACAatccaaaaaaggaaaggcaCCAGGGCCGGACAACATCACCATCGATCTGATCGAAGCGGCCGGAGACGTAGTCTATGACAAACTCGCTACCTTATTCAATGAGTGCCTCCGACAAAGCACAATTCCAGATGAGTGGAACGAGGCGATCATCGTTCTATTGCAAAAGAAAGGAGATCAAACCAACATTTCAAACTACAGGCCAATCAGCTTGCTCAACAATATCTACAAGCTGTTCACCAAAATCATCACAAACAGAATTGCGAAAACGTTAGACGAAAATCAACCACGAGAACAGGCCGGCTTCAGAAAAGGTTTTTCAACCATTGACCATCTTCACTCCGTAAATCAGCTGATCGAAAAGTGCGCCGAGTACAGGATACCGCTAGTCATCGGGCTTGTTGACTACAACAAGGCTTTTGATTCTGTGGAGATCCCAGATGTAATCGACGCATTGGAGAAACAGGGAGTCGACCCAGTCTACATCAACATCCTCAAACACATCTACAAAAACGCCAAATCATTCATCAGACTCCATAAAGGCTCAAAACCCACCTGGGCAGAGGAGTAA